The following is a genomic window from Polaribacter atrinae.
ATTTTATCCATTTTGTAAAAATAAGAAAACATCTGAATGTTTTATACATCAAAAAATAGCTATATTATTCTTTTGCCTGTATTCTAACATTATCTAACTCATAAGTGCCATCAAAATTTACATTTCCATTACCTGTATATTTAAAAGCGATAAAAGCAGTACCCGAATAATTTGATAAATCTAGATACGTAGAATGTACCCAACTTTTATAATTCTCTCCGTTGGAAACTATTTTTGCAGGTAAAACAGCCCAAGTTGCAGTGTTTATATTGTTTTCATTTCCATCAAAATCTGTAGAGATTAAAGCTTGTAATGCACTACCATTTCCAAAACTATTAGAAGTTTCAAAAGATAAAAACTCTTGAGATGTATTGTCTAAATTAACACCAGCAGTAATTAACCAACTAATTGTGCTTTCATCTCCAGAGCTAATAGAATTAACCCTTGCCGCTTTACTTTGCGAATACGTATCTGTATAGGACCTCCACGATTTTGTACCTTCTTCTCTAAAATTAATCCAATCTAAAACATCAATATCACCAGATTCAGCATCAAAATTTTCTGCTAATAAAATTGTCGAATACTCTTCTATTGGTAATGGCGTGCATCTTTCATCATTCATGTAAACATCATCTGAATCATTAAGACTTAGCACTATGAGATCTCCTCCAAAATCTTTAGAAACTATCGCTTTTATAGTACCCGCTTTTTCTGGTAAAGTTTCGTTTGAAAAACGAGAAAAAGAACTTGTCTCTACCAATAACTCATCATACCCCAAACCTAAACAAGTTTGAATCTTACGTTGTGTATCAAAATCTTCTATAGGATCTACATAAGATTTCCCTGCTAATTTAGCATCAAAAAACACATTTTCTAAAGTGATGAAAGTTCCAATATGAGAAGCATTAATTCCTCCAAAAGAAATCAATTTTGGTACAATTTCTTCTGTAGTTTCTGTTCTATAAATATGATTGGGAATTTGATTTGATGTAACATTCTCTATTTCTGTAAGATCTGTAGCACTTATTTTTCCACCAATGGTAATATTACCATCTCCAGAGTTAGTTTCGCCAACATACAAACCTTTTAAACGGATGTAAATTTCTCTACCAATATTAAACTTATTATAACTATTACTTAAATTTAAGGCAACTTTTATACCTGCTGTTGGATTCTCTGGTGCGTCTTGCATGTAAAATTCTTTATAGAAATTGCCAGATTTATCAGAAGAAACAACATAACCTTTTACTACAATATCTGAAACAATTTCTAACGGATCACCACCAATTATGTAGAGTTCTTTTAGCTGTTTTATCGTTTTTAATTGAAGCGTGCCTGCAGAAATACTATCTAAAATCTTACTTACGGCTTCATTTTCTTCATTCCCTAAACTTTCTGGCACTGTAAAATCTGCATCTTCTACACAATTCATAAATGAGATACATACTATAAGCAACAATACTATTTTGATTACTTTATTCTTTTTCATCTTTATTTTTTTTTTAGTTTTCTTAAAAAGACACACTTACATTCATAAAATAAGTTGCACCTCTACCATACCAATACTTGTTTCCAAATACGGGTTTATCTAAA
Proteins encoded in this region:
- a CDS encoding DUF5689 domain-containing protein, translated to MKKNKVIKIVLLLIVCISFMNCVEDADFTVPESLGNEENEAVSKILDSISAGTLQLKTIKQLKELYIIGGDPLEIVSDIVVKGYVVSSDKSGNFYKEFYMQDAPENPTAGIKVALNLSNSYNKFNIGREIYIRLKGLYVGETNSGDGNITIGGKISATDLTEIENVTSNQIPNHIYRTETTEEIVPKLISFGGINASHIGTFITLENVFFDAKLAGKSYVDPIEDFDTQRKIQTCLGLGYDELLVETSSFSRFSNETLPEKAGTIKAIVSKDFGGDLIVLSLNDSDDVYMNDERCTPLPIEEYSTILLAENFDAESGDIDVLDWINFREEGTKSWRSYTDTYSQSKAARVNSISSGDESTISWLITAGVNLDNTSQEFLSFETSNSFGNGSALQALISTDFDGNENNINTATWAVLPAKIVSNGENYKSWVHSTYLDLSNYSGTAFIAFKYTGNGNVNFDGTYELDNVRIQAKE